The genomic interval ATGCGCGCCGTGCTCTCCTCGTGGACCGCGAACGAGGCGCGGGTGACCGCGTTCCTCGCCACCTGGGCCTACGAGCGCTACTGGTTCGCCCGCGGGATCCGGGACGTGCTCGCGGCCGACGGCGGCCCCCTGCCCGAGCCCGCACGACGCCCCCTGTCCTCCCACCTCAAGAGCATCTACGTGTCCCGGCTCCTGCCGATCGTGTCGCCCGTGTGGACCACGGCGATCGGCGAGACCGCGACGGCCGGCCACATGGCGCGCCTGGCGGTACAGGAGGCGAGCCTCCGCGCCGCCTATCGCGCGCTCCTGCCGCGGCTGTCCGGCGAGGCCCGCCGCCTCGTCGAGGAGGTCGTCGAGCGGCGCGAGGAGATCATCCGCTTCTTCCGGCTCGAGGCCGGCGCACGGATCCGGCGATCCGCCGCGGAGGCCGCCGCCGCCCGCGTGCACCTGGGCGGCACGTGGCGTCCGCTGCGAGTGGTCGGCGTCGCCGACGCCGACGAGGTCCGGGCGATGACGAGCATCTTCGACACCGCCGAGACCCGACGCGAGCTGCTCGACGCCGACGCGGCGATCCGGGATCTGCTCGCCGAGGCGCCCGGCGCCCATGGTCGCGGCGCGACCGCGTCCTCGCTGCCGCGAGCCCTCGCGCAGATGCTCGGCGCACCGCGCGATCCCGACGCCCCCGCCGGCCTGCTCCGCCGCGGAGCCCCTGCCCCCGGCCCGGAGGTCCACGAGCGGACCGCGCCGGGCATGCTCCATCGCCTGCTGAGCATGTCCTCCCGCTCACGTCGCGATCACCTTCTGCCCACCGACGCCGACACACGGAAGAATCACGCCCGTGGCCTTTGACATGGAGAAGTTCACCGAGACCTCCGACCGCGTGCGGTGGGAGGATCTCGAGCTCGCGCGCTTCCGCGACGAGCCGCTGGACGCCGAGACCCTGCGCTCCCTGCGCTACATGTGTGACGTCGAGTACCACACGTCGTGCTTCCTGCGGGAGATGCTCGTGACCCCCTCGCACCGCGAGGACGAGGCCGCCGGCTTCATGACGATGTGGAACCGCGAGGAGTTCTGGCACGGCGAGGCCCTCGCGGCGGTGCTCGGCGAGCACGACATCGTCGTCGACTACGACGAGATCAAGGCCAAGCGGGTCAAGCTCGGCTGGCAGCTGGCTCTGGGCCCGCTCAAGCAGTCCGTGCTCTCGAACCTCGTGGGCCAGGACTTCGTGGCCGTGCACATGACGTGGGGCGCCGCGAACGAGCTCTCGGCCGTCGCGGCCTACCGGCGCATGGCCGCCATGACGGACCACCCCGTGCTGTCACCGCTGCTCAAGCGCATCGCCCAGCAGGAGACGCGCCACGTCGCGTTCTACACGACGCAGGCTCGTGCCCGCCTCGAGGGCTCCGAGCGGGCCCGCTCGATCGTGCGGATGATCCTCGGCAAGGTCTGGCGACCCGTCGGCTCCGGGATGATGGACGAGGACGAGGTGCGCCACGTGATGGGTCACCTGTTCGCGGGCAAGCCCCACGAGCTCGACAAGCTCGACCAGCGCATCCAGAAGATGCCCGGCCTCGACGGGCTCACGATCTTCCGCAACGCCTTCGCCCGCATGGGCATCGCCTGATCCGAGGTCCCGCCGGGTCCGCGAGACGGACGCGCCCCGGGGCGGCATCCGCACGCCGACGCCCGCCCCGAGTCCGCGTGCGGACGTTGATCGCCGGACGACGGTCCGCTGCGGGGCACACCTCCCGGCCGTGACGCGCGAGCCCCGGTGGTCAGCCGCATGGCGCGCTCAGCAGCGGCTCCACCCGGCGGCGCCCCCCGCGCGCTCAGCGGCAGGACCACCCGGCAGTCCCGCTCGACCGGCCCGCGCCGGCCGCACGGGGCGGGCCGGCGCGGCGGGCGCTCACTCCACGTCGGCCCGATGGCGGCCGTGGCGCGGGGACGCCCCGTCGGCATCCGACGGGTCCGCGTCCGCGGCGGTCGCTGACGCGTGCTCGCCCTCGGCGGCAGGGCCCTGCCCCGCCGCGCCGACCGCACCGTCGTCGGCCGCATCCTGGCCGGTCCCGGCCGCGGCCTCGCGCAGCCGGCGACGCTCGCCCGGGCCCTCCGCGATCCGGTAGAGCACCGGCACGATCACGAGGGTGAGCAGCGTCGAGGTCACGAGGCCGCCGATCACGACCACCGCGAGCGGCTGGGAGATGAAGCCGCCCTCACCGGTGATGCCCAACGCCATCGGCAGCAGCGCGAAGATCGTCGCCGCGGCCGTCATGAGGATCGGCCGCAGACGCTTGGAGGCGCCCAGGTGGATCGCCTCGTCGAGCGCCGCGCCGCGACGCCGGTACTGGTTGACCAGGTCGATCAGCACGATCGCATTGGTGACGACGATGCCCACGAGCATGAGCAGGCCGATCATCGACGGCAGGCCCAGCGGGACCCGGGTGATGAGCAGCAGGCCCAGGGCGCCGGTCGCCGCGAAGGGGATCGACACCAGCAGGATGAGCGGCTGGACGAGGGACTTGAAGATCCACACCAGGAGCACGTAGGTCAGGAGCACCGCCGCGAGCATCGCGATGCCGAGCTGGCCGAAGGTGTCGCCGATGTCCGAGGCGGTGCCGCCCAGGGTGGCCTCGGCGCCCTCGGGCAGGTCGGCCTTGTCGATCGCCGCCTGCGCGGCGGAGCTGACGGCGCCCACGTCGTCCCCGGTCGGGGTCAGCGAGATGGTGACGGTCTCGCGCGTGTCCTGCGTGGCGATCTGCGGCCGGGACTGGGCCTCGCCGACCGTCGCCACGTCGGTGAGCGGCATCCCGGCGATCTGCATCGACCTCAGCTGGTCGAGGGTCGAGACCTTCTCCCCCTGCTCGAGGTAGATGTCGAGGTCCTGGCCGTCCAGCTCGATCGACCCGATCGAGCTGGGGTACAGCTGCTGGGCGACGAGGCCGACGACGGCCTTCTCGGTCAGGCCGCGCTGGGCGGCCTTGTCGCGGTCCACGGTCACGACCGCGGTGGGCTGGTCGGCCTCGAGGTCCGAGCCGACCTTCTCGACGTCGGCGGGCAGCGGGTCGAGCTCGGCGAGGATCGCGTCGTTCGCCTTCTGGCGCGCCTCCGCCGTCGGCCCCGTGATGAGGATGTCGACCGAGCTGCTGCCGGTCACGCTCGCGGAGTCCTGCTCCTCGACGTCGCCCGCGCCGGGCAGGCCCTGGAGCGTCGAGAGGATGTGGGCGCGCACGGTCTCCTGGTCGGCGTCCTCGTCGGTCGTGATCGAGTAGCTGATCTCGTTGGTCGCGCCGCCGCCCCCGGCGCGGCCGAACGCGGAGGCGCCGATGGTGGTCTGCACGGTCTGCACGCCCGAGACGTCCTGGAGGGCCTTCTCGGCCGCAGCGGCCTCGGCGGACGTGTCCTCGAGGCTCGTGCCGGCCGGGAGCGTCTGGGTGTACGAGGCGAGGTTCTGCCCGCTGTCGCCCAGGAAGTTGATCTTGAGCAGCGGGATCATGAAGACGGTGGCCACCAGGATCGCGAGAGCCGCCCCGAGCGTGATCAGCCGGTGCCCGAGGCCCGCCTGGGTCCAGCGCAGCACGGGGGCGTACACGCGGTGCAGCCAGGTGCGCTCCTCGCGCTCCTCCGCGGCGGCGCGCACGCGCTCCACCTCGGCGGCGTCGTCGGGATCTGCGGGCACGATCGCGTTCTTGGGCACCCGCAGGAACCAGTACGCGAGCACCGGCACGATCGTGAGCGACACGATGAGCGAGGACAGCATCGCGATCGCGACCGTGAGCGAGAACGGCCGGAACAGCTCCCCGGCCATGCCGGAGACGATCGCGACGGGCAGGAACACGATCACCGTGGCCAGCGTCGAGCTGGTGACGGCCCCCGCGACCTCCCCGACGGCGTCGATGATCGCGCGATGCCGCGCCTTGCCGTACGTGAGGTGGCGGGTGATGTTCTCGATGACCACGATCGAGTCGTCGACGACGCGGCCGATCGAGATGGTCAGGGCCGCGAGCGTCAGCATGTTGAGCGTGTAGCCCGAGACGAGCATGCCGACGAAGGCCATCAGCAGCGACAGCGGGATCGAGATGGCGGTGACGATCGTCGGGCGCAGCGCCCGGAGGAACAGCAGGATCACGCCGATCGCGAAGATGAGGCCCAGCAGGCCCTCCTCCGCGAGGGACACGATCGACTTCTGGATGAAGGGGGCCTGGTCGAACACGACGTCGCTCGTGGCGTCGCCGCCGACGCCCGGCAGGGTGTCCTTGAGCGTGGCC from Brachybacterium huguangmaarense carries:
- a CDS encoding ferritin-like domain-containing protein, producing MAFDMEKFTETSDRVRWEDLELARFRDEPLDAETLRSLRYMCDVEYHTSCFLREMLVTPSHREDEAAGFMTMWNREEFWHGEALAAVLGEHDIVVDYDEIKAKRVKLGWQLALGPLKQSVLSNLVGQDFVAVHMTWGAANELSAVAAYRRMAAMTDHPVLSPLLKRIAQQETRHVAFYTTQARARLEGSERARSIVRMILGKVWRPVGSGMMDEDEVRHVMGHLFAGKPHELDKLDQRIQKMPGLDGLTIFRNAFARMGIA
- a CDS encoding efflux RND transporter permease subunit, with the protein product MRRLATVSLANRSFIALVCIAVAVIGAISMTSLRQELIPSVSLPQIQIVTTSPGSTSEQVSSRLSTPIEQSVRGLENVEKTSSTSQPGVSMVTVELTYGTDVARSANQVDAALGRIEDQLPDDADPQVISGGSGDIPAAVLSISSDNDPAVLAERLRNDVVPELERVDGVSSVALAGAPTQIVQITPDEAKLAAEGLTDSDITTALDNDGLSVPGGTVTDGDRSLDVSVGDPLTSLDDLKGIVVMPSSGGAGDEAGQGQDEGQGQDGAAPSRGTGSVVTLGEVATVEQTQQEATSISRTNGRESLVLVVTATADGNVVDVSHDVEATLKDTLPGVGGDATSDVVFDQAPFIQKSIVSLAEEGLLGLIFAIGVILLFLRALRPTIVTAISIPLSLLMAFVGMLVSGYTLNMLTLAALTISIGRVVDDSIVVIENITRHLTYGKARHRAIIDAVGEVAGAVTSSTLATVIVFLPVAIVSGMAGELFRPFSLTVAIAMLSSLIVSLTIVPVLAYWFLRVPKNAIVPADPDDAAEVERVRAAAEEREERTWLHRVYAPVLRWTQAGLGHRLITLGAALAILVATVFMIPLLKINFLGDSGQNLASYTQTLPAGTSLEDTSAEAAAAEKALQDVSGVQTVQTTIGASAFGRAGGGGATNEISYSITTDEDADQETVRAHILSTLQGLPGAGDVEEQDSASVTGSSSVDILITGPTAEARQKANDAILAELDPLPADVEKVGSDLEADQPTAVVTVDRDKAAQRGLTEKAVVGLVAQQLYPSSIGSIELDGQDLDIYLEQGEKVSTLDQLRSMQIAGMPLTDVATVGEAQSRPQIATQDTRETVTISLTPTGDDVGAVSSAAQAAIDKADLPEGAEATLGGTASDIGDTFGQLGIAMLAAVLLTYVLLVWIFKSLVQPLILLVSIPFAATGALGLLLITRVPLGLPSMIGLLMLVGIVVTNAIVLIDLVNQYRRRGAALDEAIHLGASKRLRPILMTAAATIFALLPMALGITGEGGFISQPLAVVVIGGLVTSTLLTLVIVPVLYRIAEGPGERRRLREAAAGTGQDAADDGAVGAAGQGPAAEGEHASATAADADPSDADGASPRHGRHRADVE